In Limosilactobacillus sp. WILCCON 0051, a single window of DNA contains:
- a CDS encoding helix-turn-helix transcriptional regulator has protein sequence MNVTKIIEIAIALVALVLYLLMVSKAAKLGAALGKDQAIKDYFLDTPRKSQSPYKLGTGGLTMWEVIEVYLLEQNMKPIELAEKAGISTGTLSDLKSGRLKNPSFKLLEKIADVLNIDMNEFRGLS, from the coding sequence ATGAACGTAACTAAAATTATAGAGATTGCCATAGCATTAGTTGCTTTGGTTCTCTATCTCTTGATGGTCTCTAAAGCAGCCAAGCTAGGAGCTGCTCTTGGAAAAGATCAAGCAATCAAAGATTATTTTCTCGATACCCCGAGAAAAAGTCAATCGCCATATAAGCTGGGAACAGGAGGATTAACCATGTGGGAAGTCATTGAAGTTTATCTGTTGGAACAGAATATGAAGCCGATTGAGTTGGCTGAAAAAGCAGGCATCTCAACCGGAACGCTCAGTGATTTAAAGTCAGGTCGGTTGAAAAATCCATCGTTCAAGCTGCTGGAAAAAATCGCTGACGTGCTGAATATCGATATGAATGAGTTCCGCGGATTGAGTTGA
- the mobL gene encoding relaxase MobL translates to MTKEGEQSPDIIYTQTFHVAQAKYLGYTERKEAINPEKDFELENNPYADQIQKDPDEKFAGYIGYTDRQAATKLERGVDKNRYPTFTKDSLNIDNHQHQELIDNLNLAQKNKTMLWAGVISFSPEFIREAGLYDEKTKTVDQRAIKLAVQKAMPGFLAQEELNNSETFWWGDVHLNTDHVHVHLAISQRQNTREMKNREPVGMFHTKSLRRLKSDVHHELARSINRERDVELDKEIDHLRKDLVENVQWLVRHDADQQQQLQNIYWSLPQYRDKRKWRASNHSKVFHESHELTDKLVDNFLNDQLHDSYQQFKAAVHEKDTRSRKKYGQHIKDTEKKRDKALREFLANRVYDYLREVDEQQNGQQTLEKIAAQGVDENLKQIELEKQRLSMPKPSSNEAKALKKRLGLRRLYLRQVNLDARANVIDNQIAKLKKLHDKSPANEYFLNVLKEQRELVTLKKLPKFERAKQGMTKRYRELSKRYVNVVKLPIQAASPEVVSERVDQLGKELGVMLKYPDSPTVQMMLPNPGSPYGLQNAVYYYQMQQQVLKLKGQIYENNRQYKDDFAKRNAMNRPLFQRLKKSYAMLENGERLDQMIQHRQEFLERTQKQAQERYQTHRGSLRLLSNLDRLMSGLRRDGRAEMNAMRKHLDDDDEIERADREEERETREI, encoded by the coding sequence ATGACCAAAGAAGGTGAGCAGTCGCCGGATATCATCTATACGCAGACGTTTCACGTGGCACAGGCAAAATATCTCGGCTATACGGAACGGAAGGAAGCCATTAATCCGGAGAAAGATTTTGAGCTGGAAAACAATCCATATGCTGATCAGATTCAAAAGGATCCTGATGAAAAATTCGCCGGCTACATTGGGTATACGGATCGGCAGGCCGCTACCAAACTTGAGCGGGGCGTTGACAAGAATCGCTATCCGACTTTCACGAAAGATAGCCTCAACATTGACAATCACCAGCACCAGGAACTGATCGATAATCTCAATCTGGCGCAGAAAAATAAGACTATGCTCTGGGCCGGCGTGATCTCGTTCAGTCCGGAATTTATTCGCGAGGCGGGGCTGTATGACGAGAAAACCAAAACGGTTGATCAGCGGGCAATCAAGCTGGCGGTTCAAAAAGCCATGCCTGGTTTTTTGGCGCAAGAAGAGCTGAACAATTCAGAAACTTTCTGGTGGGGCGACGTGCACTTAAATACGGATCACGTCCACGTACACCTGGCCATTAGTCAGCGACAGAATACGCGTGAGATGAAAAATAGAGAGCCGGTTGGCATGTTCCATACCAAGTCGCTGCGCCGGCTTAAATCTGATGTTCACCATGAGCTGGCACGATCAATCAATCGTGAGCGCGACGTAGAATTGGACAAAGAGATTGATCATCTGCGGAAGGATCTGGTGGAGAACGTGCAGTGGCTGGTGCGGCACGATGCGGATCAGCAACAGCAGCTGCAGAATATCTATTGGTCGCTGCCTCAGTATCGCGACAAACGCAAATGGCGGGCTAGCAACCATAGCAAAGTCTTTCATGAGTCGCATGAGCTGACGGATAAATTGGTTGATAATTTTTTAAACGATCAGCTGCATGATTCCTATCAGCAATTTAAAGCAGCCGTACACGAAAAAGATACTCGCAGCCGAAAAAAATACGGTCAGCATATCAAAGATACAGAAAAAAAGCGCGATAAAGCTTTGCGAGAATTTCTGGCCAACCGGGTGTATGACTATCTGCGTGAAGTCGATGAGCAGCAAAACGGTCAGCAGACACTGGAAAAAATTGCCGCGCAAGGCGTTGATGAAAATCTTAAGCAGATTGAGTTGGAAAAGCAGCGACTCAGCATGCCGAAGCCATCGTCAAATGAAGCTAAAGCCCTAAAGAAACGTCTAGGACTGCGTCGTCTCTATCTGCGTCAGGTTAATCTGGATGCACGGGCAAATGTCATTGACAATCAGATTGCCAAACTAAAAAAGCTGCACGACAAATCGCCAGCCAATGAGTATTTTTTAAACGTGTTGAAGGAGCAGCGGGAACTGGTTACGCTCAAAAAACTGCCAAAATTTGAGCGGGCTAAGCAGGGAATGACCAAGCGCTATCGAGAGCTTTCAAAACGCTATGTCAACGTGGTCAAACTGCCGATTCAGGCAGCCAGTCCGGAAGTTGTCAGTGAAAGAGTTGATCAGCTAGGCAAAGAGTTAGGCGTTATGCTCAAGTATCCAGATTCGCCGACTGTACAGATGATGCTGCCGAATCCTGGCAGTCCCTATGGCTTACAGAATGCGGTCTATTATTATCAGATGCAGCAGCAGGTATTGAAGCTGAAAGGGCAGATCTACGAGAACAACCGGCAGTATAAAGACGATTTTGCCAAACGGAACGCAATGAATCGGCCGCTGTTCCAGCGATTAAAAAAGAGCTATGCGATGCTTGAGAATGGTGAACGACTAGATCAAATGATTCAACATCGGCAGGAGTTTCTGGAGCGGACGCAAAAGCAGGCGCAAGAAAGATATCAGACACACCGCGGCAGTCTGCGACTATTGTCTAATCTGGATCGCCTGATGAGCGGACTCCGACGTGACGGTAGAGCAGAGATGAATGCCATGCGCAAGCACTTGGACGATGATGATGAGATTGAGCGTGCTGATCGAGAAGAAGAACGTGAGACGCGTGAGATTTGA
- a CDS encoding helix-turn-helix transcriptional regulator, translating to MIFNRLKMLLSERELSITQVAKDTGLSRTTLTYMIQNNSKGIQLATLNQLCQYLHVQPKDLLEYYPFDLHCEFNRDQDKVTVAAAILENGQVIQSAQISGKITNITCRIAYSDLELHFANYFSQLSVFAKTLMKNDFVALAGKELGCSIELR from the coding sequence ATGATTTTTAATCGCTTGAAGATGCTGCTGAGCGAACGTGAGCTGAGCATTACACAAGTAGCTAAAGATACCGGCTTATCACGGACAACCTTAACCTATATGATACAAAACAACTCTAAGGGCATTCAGCTGGCCACGCTAAACCAGCTGTGCCAGTACCTGCATGTGCAGCCAAAGGATTTGCTGGAATACTACCCGTTTGACTTGCACTGCGAATTTAACAGAGATCAAGACAAGGTTACTGTTGCCGCAGCGATTCTGGAAAATGGCCAGGTTATTCAATCCGCACAAATTTCAGGAAAGATTACTAATATTACTTGTCGGATTGCTTATTCTGATCTGGAACTTCATTTTGCCAACTATTTTAGTCAATTATCTGTCTTCGCCAAGACGTTGATGAAAAATGATTTTGTGGCGTTAGCAGGTAAAGAGCTTGGCTGCTCTATTGAATTGAGGTGA